A genomic segment from Danio aesculapii chromosome 17, fDanAes4.1, whole genome shotgun sequence encodes:
- the qpct gene encoding glutaminyl-peptide cyclotransferase produces MAEISLSTSLLALIGILTTLTSCDTIPWQEEKLKHEATTLNSSELSSIVAHTDLDRMWQKDLKSMLVVRYPGSAGSQQVQQHIKSTLSLLKAGWDVTEDSFYAYTPYGQLPFTNIIATLNPAAKRQLVLACHFDSKYYPPQWDGREFLGAIDSAVPCSMILELSRAQDDELKTLKNSGLELSLQLLFFDGEEALYQWTSEDSLYGSRHLAHKMATASHPPEATNTSQLDSIDLFVLLDLIGGPNPRFGNQFSSTTRWLSRLQNIERRLHALGQLENHPNEVQYFWPGLHVGLILDDHIPFLNRGVRILHLISTPFPAVWHTFDDNEENLDQTSISNLNKILQVFVLEYLNKKSPENQVVEGS; encoded by the exons ATGGCAGAAATAAGCTTAAGCACGAGTCTGTTGGCTCTTATTGGCATCTTGACCACACTGACGAGTTGCGATACTATTCCTTGGCAGGAGGAAAAG CTTAAACATGAAGCTACTACTCTGAACTCCAGTGAACTGAGTAGTATCGTAGCTCATACTGATCTGGACCGGATGTGGCAGAAGGACCTGAAGTCAATGCTTGTTGTGCGTTATCCTGGTTCAGCTGGAAGCCAACAAGTTCAGCAG caTATTAAATCAACCCTAAGCTTGCTGAAAGCTGGCTGGGATGTGACTGAGGACTCCTTCTATGCTTATACTCCTTATGGGCAGCTGCCCTTCACCAACATAATTGCTACTCTCAACCCTGCTGCAAAACGTCAGTTGGTGCTGGCCTGCCACTTTGACTCCAAATACTACCCTCCTCAATGGGATGGCCGTGAGTTTCTCGGGGCAATTGATTCTGCAGTGCCCTGCTCTATGATTCTGGAACTTTCAAGAGCCCAAGATGATGAATTAAAGACCCTGAAG AATTCTGGCTTAGAACTGTCTCTGCAGCTCTTGTTCTTTGATGGAGAAGAGGCTCTTTATCAGTGGACATCTGAAGACTCTCTGTATGGCTCTCGTCATCTGGCCCACAAAATGGCCACAGCATCACATCCACCAGAAGCTACCAACACCAGCCAGCTTGACAGCATT GATCTGTTTGTTCTTCTGGATTTGATTGGAGGTCCTAATCCTCGATTTGGAAATCAGTTCTCCAGTACGACCCGGTGGCTTTCCAGACTACAGAATATTG agCGTCGGCTACATGCTCTCGGTCAGCTGGAGAATCACCCTAATGAGGTTCAGTATTTCTGGCCTGGCCTGCATGTGGGACTTATTCTGGATGACCACATACCATTCCTCAACCGAG GAGTCCGCATTCTCCATCTTATTTCAACACCTTTTCCTGCGGTGTGGCACACATTTGATGACAATGAGGAGAACCTTGACCAAACCTCCATCAGTAATCTCAACAAAATCCTCCAGGTCTTTGTTCTTGAATACCTCAACAAGAAAAGCCCAGAAAATCAAGTTGTTGAAGGCTcataa